DNA sequence from the Candidatus Peregrinibacteria bacterium genome:
GCATGAAATTGTTTCCAGGAGAAGACGAAGACAATAATTTTTTTTATGAAATTGGAATACTTTCCATCAATAATTGTGGAATTCCTGAAGGATGTAATGCCATTGCATCTCTAAAAGATGAGCAGATGAAGGCGAAAATTCTTATCAATGTCGGAAAAATTAAAAATGAAGATGAAGGATTCATCGTAAAGGCAAAATTAAAGCAAATTTTTTATAAACCTGTTGATATTAATGATAGTAATAAACCACTTCCCCTCAATGCAGGTTTAGAAGTTCTTTCTTATGAAAATCTTAGCGAAATTCCTTATTTAGATATTCTCCAAAAGTCATATGATGATGTGCAAAAGAAATATCCTTGTCTTTTCTCTGAACAACTGATTTCGGAATATGATTATTCAAATCCTTGGATTTCTGGGGTTCGAACTCTTTCTAATCAAGATCCAAATTTCGATAAATATCTTATTCTGCAGGGAAGACCAGAATTCACTTGGGAGTATACAAATGGAATTCCCATAATTAAATTAAAAATCGGAACCAAAAAAGGAAACATTTACGAAGTAAGTTACAATGCGAATAATGGGGAAATTGTAAAAGAAGAAGTTTCTCCTAAAAATTATGATTTTTGTAATCCAAAAATACCAAAGGATTATATCCGTTATGAGAGTGAAACTTCTGCAAGTTGTACAGTAGGTTCAGATTGTAAAGCGTATTGTTATGAATTGGGCAGTCGAGGAGTTATTAGTTATCGTGAGAAATGCGAAGACAACATTTGTGAATGTTACGCTCCTCCTAACGCTGATTAAGTTTATTTATCTCTCGCCGTCTTTGGACTTTGGTGCAAAGCAAAAGGGCGAAATGAAAAACACTTCGCCGAACATATGGTGAAATAAGTACTATTCACCCGAAAATCTCACAGGAATCCTTATTTCCGCATCATTTTCCGGAAGCCCTGAAGGATTATCCTTTTTTAAAATCAGTTCTCCATTTGTAATGCCCGTTGGCACAGAAAATTCGAGTTTCGACACAAATGGAACGAAATTTTCCGTCATCCAGTTTCCTTGAGCCTCAGCAAACGACTCTATGATAAGGTTTCCCTTATCATCAACGAGCTGGATAGGAAACGATGCTTCAAAAAACCACGGTCCTCTTGCTTCACCCGTAATTTCGAGAGGACTTTTGATGACCTCATTTTTCTGAGGCGAAGTCACGCGTATTTGATCAGAAGATTTTTCCTGAGGGGCCATTTCTTCCGCAAATATTTTTCCTTCTGGAGTTTTGCACTGACGCGGAAAGCTTTCCATGACTGGATATCCAGCACTGACGCATCCTGCAAAATTTGTTATTTCAGAGGCATTTTTCTTTTGAAAAACACATCCTGAAAAAATTATGATGCCAAGAAAAACAAGAAGGGAAAATTTTTTCATAGATACAAAATATACATCTGAATTATAACATGAAAGAAAAATGTAAAAAAAATAGGTTCGCTCCATTTATCTTTACAACTCCTCTGATTTTTTATATAATGGTAACGTGAAAATAGACACAATGATTCCTACGGCTTCTTGCATTTGTTGTTGTACCATCGAGCATTGCTCGAGGGCAACATAATTGCTGATGCCGTAAGTTTTGTCTGCGTCACAATACCTGCTCTCGAAGTATCGAGAGTTTTTTTTAGTATTTTATTTTTTTTATGAACAATAGTCTCGACATCATCGGCAACACTCCTCTCGTCAAACTTCAAAAATTATCCCCAAATCCAATGGTTGAAATTTTTGTGAAACTGGAATATTTCAATCCGAGTGGAAGCATTAAAGACCGCATTGTGAGCCATATTATTGAATATGCGGAAAAAGATGGACTCTTAAAATCTGGAGGAACCATTGTGGAAAATACTTCGGGAAATACCGGAGCTGCAGCTGCAATGATTGGAGCCATGAAGGGATACAAAGTGATTCTTACCATGCCCGACAAAGTGAGTAAGGAAAAACAAGATGCACTCAAAGCATACGGAGCTGAAATTGTGGTAACACCAACTTCTGCATCACCTGACTCTCCCGATCATTATGTGAATATGGCAAAAAGGATTGCGAAAGAAATACCGAATAGTTTTCGCATCAATCAATATGATAATCCGAAAAATCCAGAAGCCCATTATCTTACGACTGGACCAGAAATTTGGGAACAAACGAAAGGAAAAGTAACGCATTTTGTTGCTGCAGGAAGTACTGGAGGAACGGTAAGCGGGATAGGAAAATTTCTCAAAGAACAAAATTCGAACATACAAATATATATGCCTGATCCAATTGGATCGATTTATTATGAATATTTCAAGACGGGAAAAATCCCTTCAAATGGAAGCTGCAGTTATCAGGTAGAAGGAATTGGAGAAGATCACATTGCTCATGCTATGAATTTTTCTGTGGTGGATGAAATGTATCAATTCACTGATCAAAATGCTTTTGATACGGCTCGGAAAATGGCGAGAGAAGAGGGGATCATGGGCGGCGGTTCCAGTGGAGCAAATGTGTGGGCTGCTCTTAAACTCGCGGAAAGTCTCACGGAACCAAGTACGATTGTCACTGTTATTCCTGATAATGGAATAAAATATTTAAGTAAATTTTACAATGATGAATGGATGATAAAAAACAATTACAAAATTTAATTTTTCATTTTTTTGTTTTTCTATGAAATTTTCTACAAAAGCAATTCATATCGGTCAAGTTCCAGAAGAAACAACGGGAGCAGTAGTCCCTCCAGTTTTTATGACTTCCACCTTTGCCCAAGAAGCTCCGGGAAAATTCAAAGGATATGACTATACGCGAGCTGGAAATCCGACATTTTCTTGCCTTGAAAAAACTCTTGCAGCGCTTGAGAATGGCAAATATGCAACAGTTTTTTCCTCGGGACTCGGTGCAATGACAGCACTTATTTCAACTTTATCCAAAGGAGAGAGCGTTCTTGCTCTTGATGATCTCTACGGAGGAAGCTATCGACTGTTTATTCGTGTATTTCAGAAATTTGGAGTTGAACCAAGATTTATGCCGATGAATGATCTGAAAAATGTAGAAAATGCGCTGAAAAAAAGACCAAAAATTCTGTTTCTCGAGTCCCCCACAAATCCACTTTTAAAAGTAACTGATATTTCGGCAATTACAAAACTTTCACAAAAATATAAAATTCTTTCGGTAGTCGATAATACATTTGCCACTCCTTATTTTCAAAATCCACTGAGGCTTGGTGCTGATGTTGTTCTTCACAGTACTACAAAGTATATCGGAGGACATTCTGATGTTATCGGCGGTGCAATTATTACCAATTCTCAAGAAATAAAAGAGCAAATGGATTTTGCCCGAATGGCAGTTG
Encoded proteins:
- a CDS encoding cysteine synthase family protein, which produces MNNSLDIIGNTPLVKLQKLSPNPMVEIFVKLEYFNPSGSIKDRIVSHIIEYAEKDGLLKSGGTIVENTSGNTGAAAAMIGAMKGYKVILTMPDKVSKEKQDALKAYGAEIVVTPTSASPDSPDHYVNMAKRIAKEIPNSFRINQYDNPKNPEAHYLTTGPEIWEQTKGKVTHFVAAGSTGGTVSGIGKFLKEQNSNIQIYMPDPIGSIYYEYFKTGKIPSNGSCSYQVEGIGEDHIAHAMNFSVVDEMYQFTDQNAFDTARKMAREEGIMGGGSSGANVWAALKLAESLTEPSTIVTVIPDNGIKYLSKFYNDEWMIKNNYKI
- a CDS encoding PLP-dependent transferase, whose amino-acid sequence is MKFSTKAIHIGQVPEETTGAVVPPVFMTSTFAQEAPGKFKGYDYTRAGNPTFSCLEKTLAALENGKYATVFSSGLGAMTALISTLSKGESVLALDDLYGGSYRLFIRVFQKFGVEPRFMPMNDLKNVENALKKRPKILFLESPTNPLLKVTDISAITKLSQKYKILSVVDNTFATPYFQNPLRLGADVVLHSTTKYIGGHSDVIGGAIITNSQEIKEQMDFARMAVGLNPSPFDTWLLSRSLKTLGVRMEKHAANAMKIALFLQDHPKVKKVYYPGLPSHDTHRIAKRQMSGFSGIISVEFNLSLEEVKKLISSFQVFTLAESLGGVESLVDHPASMTHASIPKKEREKIGLSDGLVRFSIGIEDAHDLVEDIEKGLDRMT